From the Mangifera indica cultivar Alphonso chromosome 10, CATAS_Mindica_2.1, whole genome shotgun sequence genome, one window contains:
- the LOC123227103 gene encoding serine/arginine-rich splicing factor SC35-like isoform X1 — protein MSHFGRSGPPDITDTYSLLVLNITFRTTADDLFPLFDKYGKVVDIFIPRDRRTGDSRGFAFVRYKYADEAQKAVDRLDGRVVDGREITVQFAKYGPNAERIHKGRISESFPKTRYRSRSFSPRRRYRDDYRDRDYRRRSRSTSLDGYDHDRYRGRDRDYRHRSRSRSASPDNFRGRGRGRYDDDRRSASRSVDRASPRHRSPSPHRSVSPRKISPRGESPGRRSLDERSPSPRFVPPRGRRVDS, from the exons ATGTCTCACTTCGGCAGGTCAGGCCCTCCGGACATCACCGACACCTATTCTCTCCTCGTCCTGAACATCACCTTCC GTACTACCGCTGACGATTTGTTTCCACTTTTTGATAAGTACGGCAAGGTCGTTGATATCTTCATCCCAAGGGATCGACG GACGGGTGATTCACGGGGTTTTGCATTTGTGAGATACAAATACGCAGATGAGGCCCAGAAAGCAGTGGACAGGCTTGATG GACGGGTTGTCGATGGCCGAGAGATAACTGTTCAATTTGCAAAATATGGCCCAAATGCAGAGAGGAT tCATAAAGGAAGGATTAGTGAATCATTTCCAAAAACACGATACAGGTCAAGAAGTTTCAGTCCCAGAAGGAG GTATCGGGATGATTATAGAGATAGGGACTATAGGAGGAGAAGTCGCAGTACAAGCCTGGATGGGTATGATCATGACAGGTATCGTGGGAGGGACAGAGATTATCGTCACAGAAGCAGAAGCCGGAGTGCCAGTCCTGACAACTTTAGAGGCCGAGGCAGAGGCCGATATGATGATGATCGCCGAAGTGCTAGTCGATCAGTTGACAG GGCATCCCCTCGCCATCGTAGCCCTAGTCCTCACAGGAGTGTTTCTCCTCGCAAGATTTCTCCTAGGGGTGAGAGCCCAGGTAGACGCAGTTTGGATGAACGATCTCCATCTCCTCGGTTTGTGCCACCACGAGGTCGTCGTGTTGATTCTTGA
- the LOC123227103 gene encoding serine/arginine-rich splicing factor SC35-like isoform X2, with translation MSHFGRSGPPDITDTYSLLVLNITFRTTADDLFPLFDKYGKVVDIFIPRDRRTGDSRGFAFVRYKYADEAQKAVDRLDGRVVDGREITVQFAKYGPNAERIHKGRISESFPKTRYRSRSFSPRRRYRDDYRDRDYRRRSRSTSLDGYDHDRYRGRDRDYRHRSRSRSASPDNFRGRGRGRYDDDRRSASRSVDRFLHYEDQRVSLY, from the exons ATGTCTCACTTCGGCAGGTCAGGCCCTCCGGACATCACCGACACCTATTCTCTCCTCGTCCTGAACATCACCTTCC GTACTACCGCTGACGATTTGTTTCCACTTTTTGATAAGTACGGCAAGGTCGTTGATATCTTCATCCCAAGGGATCGACG GACGGGTGATTCACGGGGTTTTGCATTTGTGAGATACAAATACGCAGATGAGGCCCAGAAAGCAGTGGACAGGCTTGATG GACGGGTTGTCGATGGCCGAGAGATAACTGTTCAATTTGCAAAATATGGCCCAAATGCAGAGAGGAT tCATAAAGGAAGGATTAGTGAATCATTTCCAAAAACACGATACAGGTCAAGAAGTTTCAGTCCCAGAAGGAG GTATCGGGATGATTATAGAGATAGGGACTATAGGAGGAGAAGTCGCAGTACAAGCCTGGATGGGTATGATCATGACAGGTATCGTGGGAGGGACAGAGATTATCGTCACAGAAGCAGAAGCCGGAGTGCCAGTCCTGACAACTTTAGAGGCCGAGGCAGAGGCCGATATGATGATGATCGCCGAAGTGCTAGTCGATCAGTTGACAGGTTCTTGCACTATGAAGATCAACGTGTATCATTATATTAA
- the LOC123227104 gene encoding putative uncharacterized protein DDB_G0280391 yields the protein MEEEKQRQRNSLENQKNPNNNNNNNNNNNNIKHSKGKSCKGCLYYSSSLKSNSQTPICVGIPRNLNQVPRYIVGETELEASKEGRTLKDFKYGCVGYSVYLDNKDLSTEKMNKEAELPFCVGLEILLDKSLSTADHLPAHVRKNEETRPHAQPQPRSYKPALFPDNEYFNRFKRNAGVVASGVAKNVNKVGNYIKETLEDILYPYRRK from the exons ATGgaggaagaaaaacaaagacaaagaaattcacttgaaaatcaaaaaaacccaaataataataataataataataacaacaacaacaacattaaacaCAGCAAAGGAAAGTCGTGCAAGGGTTGTTTATACTATTCTTCTTCTCTCAAATCCAATTCTCAAACGCCCATTTGTGTTGGCATTCCCAGAAATCTCAATCAAG TCCCCAGGTACATTGTGGGAGAAACTGAGTTGGAAGCTTCAAAAGAGGGTCGTACCCTTAAGGATTTCAAGTATGGATGTGTTGGTTACTCGGTTTACTTGGACAATAAAGATTTGTCAACtgaaaaaatgaataaagaagCTGAATTGCCATTCTGTGTTGGGCTTGAG ATATTGTTGGACAAAAGCCTTTCAACTGCTGATCATCTTCCTGCTCATGTTCGTAAAAATGAAG AGACTCGTCCTCATGCTCAACCTCAGCCCCGAAGCTACAAGCCAGCTCTCTTTCCAGATAATGAGTACTTTAACag GTTTAAAAGGAACGCAGGAGTGGTTGCATCAGGTGTAGCCAAAAACGTGAATAAGGTGGGCAACTACATTAAAGAGACATTGGAAGATATTCTGTATCCTTACAGAAGGAAGTAA